In Gracilinanus agilis isolate LMUSP501 chromosome 1, AgileGrace, whole genome shotgun sequence, the sequence NNNNNNNNNNNNNNNNNNNNNNNNNNNNNNNNNNNNNNNNNNNNNNNNNNNNNNNNNNNNNNNNNNNNNNNNNNNNNNNNNNNNNNNNNNNNNNNNNNNNNNNNNNNNNNNNNNNNNNNNNNNNNNNNNNNNNNNNNNNNNNNNNNNNNNNNNNNNNNNNNNNNNNNNNNNNNNNNNNNNNNNNNNNNNNNNNNNNNNNNNNNNNNNNNNNNNNNNNNNNNNNNNNNNNNNNNNNNNNNNNNNNNNNNNNNNNNNNNNNNNNNNNNNNNNNNNNNNNNNNNNNNNNNNNNNNNNNNNNNNNNNNNNNNNNNNNNNNNNNNNNNNNNNNNNNNNNNNNNNNNNNNNNNNNNNNNNNNNNNNNNNNNNNNNNNNNNNNNNNNNNNNNNNNNNNNNNNNNNNNNNNNNNNNNNNNNNNNNNNNNNNNNNNNNNNNNNNNNNNNNNNNNNNNNNNNNNNNNNNNNNNNNNNNNNNNNNNNNNNNNNNNNNNNNNNNNNNNNNNNNNNNNNNNNNNNNNNNNNNNNNNNNNNNNNNNNNNNNNNNNNNNNNNNNNNNNNcaggcagctacacctttataagagccaatctaattccatccttaaatttgtaaaaggctctacaaatttaacatctgcaagtttgagcattgctcactccatagctcagcatggaaaagcactcagtgagggaaaatttcttaaagaaactctcctaagatgtgcaccagttctGTTTCATCATATGCAGAATAAagtgcaattattaagagaatacctgagttaccactcagtagaaatgtcataaaagactgaataatgagactgaacacaaataTACAGCATCAATTAAAaagagacataagtaattgtaaatatttttcgaactctcttgatgaaactactgatgtcacatcacatgctcagttggccattattggttgatattctgatggtctcacgagaaaagagttgataaagttagtatcagtgccaacaagtacatcaggaaatgaaatttataagtttgttatacaaacattccgTGATCTAAGCATTGATGTCTCTAAAGTTGTATCAATGAtgacagatggggcaccaaacatggtggggGAAAAGTTggttttgtcaaattgtttacggACACTATTGGACATCTGATTATACCTTTTtattgtattatccatcaggaggctttatgtgcccAGGCAGGATTTACAGACTTAATGTCTGTAAACTTAAACGACTTAATGTCATTTGTTacaaaaaatagttaatttaatagctgcttgCCCCCTTCACAAGGGAGAATTTTCTGTACTTTTACTGGAAattgattccacctacagtggactgctgatgtacaataatgtaagatggttgagctgaggcaaagttcttgagcaTTTTGTGGAGCgctttaaagaaattaaagtgtttcttgaggataaggatctgggaaactttcctcaactcaatgatgataagtgggtcaacaccctgatttttttttacagatctctctgttcatattaatgaactgaatttaaagttacaagattttggcaaaagtattgacattatatttagatatataaaagcttttgaaagtaaacttaacaTTTTCAAGTGAGTTGTAGAAACTAAATTTCTAAGTATTTTCCTTgaataacaaagtattttgagaaggccagtgcagctgtacaaaatgaaatagaaCCCTTGCATATCAAGTACTagcatgttttagactcattacttgaccagttcagtgatagatttaatcaatttagaagcctagaacagaccatgaaaataattaagtaacttgatgtagtagtctacagtagtttggaattaaatggtttctaatggatgcaaattgatgatttggagatgcaacttgcaaaatttcaagacagcatctgggtTCAGGTGTTTATCAACTTGAGGTTtaagcttgagaatctggaaaggtgctgcttggagaatcaagaggagtgctACTacgaacaggaaatttggagtgcctggaaccgattaccagacacttttagtaccctgaaaaaatATAGCATTGGCTTttctcacaatttttccctctaagtACTTTTGTGAAACCTTTTTCTCATCATTAAATAAtattgtgagggggtgaaggggtgaaggtaggaaggtaggaggaatgggagaaaggagagaggaaggtagaggaagggaaagaaaggtagcatccccagccctggcacggggaaattgaccagagcccttcaggggctcaaataaatgatcagagagcaactttagggtttagaatagctaggttttatttaggttaggaaagggaaggcctagggaaaactaggaggtaggaagaaagggaaaaaggtgcagATAGAGAGATTAGGGTCCAAGAGCCTCCGGGATCCAGAGCAGTCCCTCCAAGGTAGAGAGCTAGCAAGAGCTtagggtagagagcagagcttccagcatagagagAGGAGCTTCCAGGGCCtacagagaaaaggcaccaaactttcttttttatactttccctgacacctcccacaaaggtagtgggagttgtcaggggaagttgtagcagggctccctgggagatgtagtcttccagggcttacaaccattccaaatgacacaatatcaaaaccaacaaaagaatagattgacagatgaagttagtagcatTTGCTTGGGCTTGAAATGTACAAAATATCaatcttcaattgaagatttagtggctaaatgaattttcattagccaatgaatttcagaaacaaaaaagtcactaataggcaggttagttaaagaattccccctcccctcACTTATTCACAGCACCCCACAGAAGTTAAaaaatatcaagaccaacaaaagaaatagactgacagatgaacaaagaagccactaagcaggtaagttaaataattagtttttggtttattaaatacagttatatattacaattatacatttttattatttaaactataaatattataaaattatggttttttttcttgaagtgacacaccacccgagttatgctctttttttggcaaattttgacacccaaactcaaaaggttgcccatcactggtctagagactagaaatggagtgtcttgtgtaaagaaaagagagaaggtcATTTTGGCTCAATCTCAAAGTATAGGAGAGAAACCAATGTTTAGTAAGGCTAGAAAGTTAGATTGGAGTGAGGATGTATAGAgttggaaaagcaaaaatagtggATGAAAAAGGAGTGGTCTCTGCTTCATGGAGCTTCCCATGAAAGTAGCCCTTCCCATTTACCCCTAATATAATATTCTTCAAAAGGTAAATTCTGCTGGCCCCATTCTGGAAAATTCTGAGGCTGTGGATTTTTGGACTCCATAACTCCCATCTACCATGGATTAGGAGAAATGGGAgatatggaaaatatatatttcattaccCTTGGGAATAAGATGTCAGAATTGTTAGAATTAAAGTATTACATTCTTGCTTACTAGGTTAACATACAAGATCAGTTCCTTCCCACAATCCCTTTGATCTTACAATTGACTGTATCTAGAATTTAAGTTACTTGAAAGTTggaactatttcctttttgttctttgtatgcCCATCACAGCAAAGCACCTAGCATAggggagcttaataaatgtttcttaattaattaaacttctaattataattaattattcaaAATATGCACAAAGAATGAATCTGCATTATATATTCTTCACAGTGGGTCTGACTAATGGTCCCTTGTGAGCAGCCATTATGGTCAGTTAGTCTTCCATAGCTGAACTTTGCCCTAGCAATTTTGTAATCATCTTTATGGACAGTTTTGTAGACTCAGTTGTTTATGATAATAAGTTTAGATTTGCATTGGATTAGTTGTCTAAATATTCTTTCCTATAGGACATAGGCAAAGAGGTGAGAAAAACCCTATACTTTCTGGGCAGAATATAAATTGCATAGTAACAGGGGAAAATAAGctttaaaagaaatgtttagctcagttattttattctttccagtGCAAGGAATTTAAGATTCTTTGTCATAGGATTAGCACTTTTACTAAGTAAAGTATTTTCCAGTGATGAAAAATAGGACTGGTAAGGCAGGCCaacaatgtgaaaaaaaaaagccctaaaaCATTAATAACTGGAGAAGTGCTAACTAAAGCAACTTGGAGGCAATCAGATTGACTAAGATGtcaaagatggaaaatgagaTGTTGGAGGGTGTATTGGAAAAGAAACATATTGATGCACTGTTGATGAAACCAAATTGTTctggccattctggaaagcaatttggacctatgtccCCCAGATGActaaattatgcataccctttgacccagtgacaTACTACTAAGTCtatttccccaaagagatcaaagaaagaggaaaaagatccatccacacaaaatattttagaacagttTTTTGGGTcaagacaaagaattggaaacaaagaggGTGCTCATCCATTTGGAGAATAACCAAACAAATTATTATAACCAAATAATTGGATATTATTGTATTAGAAAAAGGGGGAGTGGTTTTAAAGAATCCAGGGGAAATTTTATGATGTGATGAAGGCAGAAGAAGCAAGAAAATAACTTATATAATAACAAAGTTGTGAAGATAAAAccttgaaagatttaagaatgctgatcaagggggcagctggatagctcagtggattgagagccagaggtcctagggaggtcctaggttcaaatctggcctcagaaacttcccagctgtgtgaccctgggtaagtctcttaacccccattgcctagcctttactgttcttctgccttggaaccaatacatggtattggttccaaggcagaaggtaagggttttaaaaaaaagagagatgaataatGATGATtacagaggactgatgatgaaacatgctgcCCACCTCCTAACAGAGGAAATgaactcaagatgcagaatgagacacatgTTTTAAACATtggccaatgtgagaatttgttttgaataACTGCACATTTGTTACAAGGACTTTGCTCATCTGTTTTTTCAATTGAAGGAagaggtgggaaagagagaaaataaatgctttttaattggacagagaagttgggaaaaaaagaaaaaagaaaaaaaggtaggcTAGTTATAGAATTTGAAGGGTTGTATATGCCAGGCtgaatactttatattttatcctagagctaaaaggaaaacaatggaGATGAGCCGAGGAGGGATAAAGCCAGACTAGcaccttaggaagattattttgacaattGAGTGCAAGATAGGGAGGGGAGCTTAGAAGTAAGAAAACTAATTAGGAGATATTACAAGAATTAAATTAAGGCTTGAACTAGGATGCAGTGGCTACATGAACTGAGAGCTGAAATGAATGTGACAAATATCCCAGAAGTAGAATTGACATGATTGGTAACTGATTGGAAATAGTTGGCGAAAGAGAAACAAGGATCAGAGATGACTCCAAAATtatggacttggatgactgggaGAATGATTGTGCCCTCAACAAAAAGAGGGAAGTTTAAGGCAGAAGCAAGTTTAGTGGTTGAGGAAGGAGATAACATTTTGGTTTTAAGTTGAATTTGAGATTCCAATGTGAATCTTCATAGAGATACTGGACATGTAGATTTTGGAAGACATCTCTGTAAAATTTATAACTAAACCGATGGGAATATGTGAAATCATTTTGGCTATGAGTAGGCTTGTCTAGGATCTACAGGTGTGAAGGATCACAAGATTTAAAGTGGAAAGCACCCCTGGAATCTTCCAGTCATGAGTGTCTAGAGAGCACGAATATTAGTGAGAAAAATGAATCCTTCCCTCTTGCTTCCCCCCCTAAATGTTGTGCCTAAGGAGTTCTAAACTCTTTGGTAGAAATTTATTCCTGAGCCTTTGAATCTAGCACTGACTTTAGCCACTCAAACttatctccccctcctccccctttcaGGTCCCAAACCATTGAATACTCACTAGCCAGGACCAGCACCAAACCAACTGTCCTAAAGTGCATGGTTGGTGCTTCCCTGGGCATTACTTATCTGCCTGTCTATAAAAGGAAAAGTCTTTGTTCCTCCTTTTGGCcagtgagaaggaagagaaggaaggagggaggagagtatgagaaggaagagaaggaaggagggaggagagtatGTGAGGCACCCAATACAGGAGCTGCTTGTGAACATTTAGCTGAGTGAAAGGGAATGAGACATGTTCCTACTGGGACTGTTGCTGCTGCCACTGCTGTTGCCAGCTTTGTCTTTCCAACAAGACCCCTCGGAGAGCAAGGTTGCCCTGGGAAGGATGATCCTTCCTGCCCTGGAGAAAGCTACCACATTCATGGAGAAGAGATTCAGGGAGCTTAACTTGGATGGAGTGCTGGGATTCTGGGTACTGGAAGGTATAATGACTTCCTCTCTTCCTTGGAATGGCTAGCAATCAAGATTGTTTTCAAACTTTTCAGGTGATTTGCTAACTGTAGCTATAGATTAGGTAGAACTGAATTTTATGTTTTGgttaattgggaaaaatacatGTCTTTTTCTCATCTGGCCTCTGCCTACTTTAAGGAGTCCTTATCTTATACCTCTTGgggttttagaaataaaaaaaatttttttttaaaacattgaataaaaaatgtaaaagcatAGACCCCTAAAGAATgccctaaagcaggggtcggcaatgcatggctctcgagccatatctggttcttttgagggccagttatggctctttctgcaggagccataaagtcaattttttttcaggcgctgttacagaagtgtgcactgtgagcactgtatctctcacgaaattacattttaaaaaatgtgatgtttatggctctcagggccaaaaaggttgccgacccctgccctaaaggCATCTAGGTCTCTCAGTGGGTAGAGATCCAGGGCTGGAGgtactagattcaaatttgatctcagacatttcctaattgtatgaccttgggcaaattacttaaccccgaTTACCTACccattactgcttttctgccttggaaatattgctaagtattgattctaagacagaaggtaagggcttttttttaaatctttttaaaagaaaagaatgctatagCCTAACTTCTCAAATTAAAGCATATGGTCCCTGTGGCTCAATTCCCTCCTCATATTAACAAGGTATAGAAAATTTCTTTGTTTCACAGAGAGTTAGATACAAATATTTCTATTAGTTCTCTGGGTCACCTGTGGGCAATTTGTTCCTGTATTTTAACCTTACCTCTCATTGCCTTGTAACCAAAGATATTTAGAAATTCTGGGAAAATGGGTGAAGTATTTGTTCAGCTTTGGAAGAGGAGAGTATTCTGACAACAATGTGCTGGAGAAATGCCAAGTTAAATAGAGAGAAAAACCCTCCTCTGGTCTGGGGCCAATCATACCCCTTATACTAGTAACAACTATCCTTAAGTGAGCAAAGAGATTGAATCTCAAGATCTTGGTTTGGGATTGTCCCATTAGGCTCCTAGCTACAAAGGTAACCCTCCCTCTGGAGGTAATGGGAGCCCTTCTTAATCACATTCCTTGTTGGCTGCCAACTGGAACTAGAATTTGTGGTGCCAGGAAAGCCTAGATGATGTTGCTAGGGGCTGAAGCAGGTTTATTTATGTTCATGTAGTCTCAATTTGGCTATGATACAtctaatgaatttttcttttagtaGGCTCTTCTAATCTACTCCAAACTCAGGAAATTACTAAGAAATGACTCTAGTATTGGGACtctaggaggaaaaggaaggtgcTCACATCTAGGGCTTACTGAGAAATGTGGGTGGATAGGAGGCATTTCTTGACCATGTTTAATATCTAGGAGGCAAAAGAAGAAGAACTGCGACCCTGGAAAATGCCAGTTGccattttttcctcctcatttgtGACACAACAATTATTCCACTagatcctttgatttttttaatgtaacctCATAAAGAATCTAGTTGAGCTCTTCCACTATGGTTATTTCATTCTTCAACTGTCagttgaattatatatatatatatatatacttctcttTCATGATCCCACTTATTCCCAGAACACcacagggaagagaaggggacttaattttgaagaaaattggTAAAGTTCAGCAAAGGATTTATCTTGGCTcatagtagaaaaaaataagggCTGGGGGTACCTTGTTTCCAATCCCCCAGTTCTTGCTTCCAGTCTAGCTGTAATCTGGTAACCTATAAAGAGGGGTAAAGAGTGATACCCTCTTCCTGAACTAGAACAATGATAGTGGGATTTCAGGGGCAGTAAATTCTACTTAAATAATAAAGAGGCCTGAGACTCAAACATATTTCTCTGAATAAAGTGAGCCAAAGCACACCAATGGGGCAAGACTTATTCACAGGCCTGCCATATTCCTTCACAGTACAATTAAAAGGTACCCTGGAAAAATGGGCTCAGGACCCTGCCATGAATCCCCTAAGCCTGAGAGTAGAGAAGATAGTAAAGAAGTTGCTACCACTTATCAACAGAGCCACTGTCTACCTCAAACTCAGTGATGCTACTTACTTAAAAGGTAAATATTATGCAAATCGATTTTTTTTGCTAGTGAAACTAATCTATGTCCCATGCTTGAATGATCATGGCAGACCTATGGGGCTGAATAGATAAATCAGCCTTCCTTATACAGTATCTAGGACCACACTACTTAACTGAGAAGAAGTAGCAGAAAGCCTTTCCTTTCACAGTCTCTTCTATGACACTAAAAATTTCCTTCTGGCATCTCCATGTCTCTCTACCTGGAGAAATGACCCCACAATGGAAGCTTAGGCTTAAATGACATGCCATTGTATGTCATCCTGTATAGATACTCTAACTGTGGATGTCTTGTAAAACTGCCTCACTTTCTAACCAAACcagaagtactttttttttttttttaagaaatttagtTATCATCCCTAGGTAATAACCTTCCCTGGGGTTTATTGTGAAAggcttgagggcaggaactgtcttttttctttctttgtatccccagggtttaTCACAGTCCCTCTGataagtaggcacttaacaaatatttatttgactGGCTTGATAGTAGGAACCTATTCCTGTTGATGAGAATATATTTCCTGAACAATTTCAGCTCTAATTCTTAAATGGCTGGTAAAAGTTACAAGATCCTGGCCATATATCTATGAGGGATAAGAGATCTGGGTATAGAATAGGTGTGTCTGGGGCACTATTCAAATAGAAACCTGGCATCAATCAGAGTTTATATAAAATTGCTTTCTCTTACTGTGTCACTGGTCAGTTTTACACTTTTACTCTGACAGAATTCCAAGAGACTCTGCAGCCAGGGTTTTGGCAGCTCCCCCATTTATGGAGTCATACAAACATGTCCATGATCTACTCCAAGTATGAGAACTCAGATTCTTTTTCAGAAGGATTAAGTGATTCATGTATGACACTCTTACTGGGAACTAAGTAAGTTTCATTgtccttttgtttctttcctgaaaatagaaaaatattaacagcCACTCTTTCTATAAAACAATTTTCACTTCAGTTTCTCCCATTTCTGTATGCTTTTCAAGCTCAAAACCAGTTCTCATAAAGACAATAAGGTCTTGGCATTAGCATGGTCAGGCCCTACATATCCTCTGAACttcattcattattttctctaaataatagcCTGGGACTGTTTGCTCTTCAGGAAGGAGGGCTTGAAGCCCTGCACTGTCACTGACCTCTGCAGGGAACTCATGACCAAACCTGGCTACGTGGGCTATGCGCTGTCACACCAGCTCCTCTATTTCCTGTTTGCCAAAATGGTAAGTGACTATTTTATGGACTAGAAAATTTCTCCTGAAGGCTAGATAGCACCAAATTGAGACAGCTTTGACAAGGAGGCCACCCAGCCACTATAACactataacacacacacacacacacacacacacacacacacacacacacacacacaccaaaatcAAAGACCAGAAGAATAAGTTGTTTTTCCTGGCACATAGCCTGTCGTCCCCATTTCCACCCTGATCTTCACGGCACATTACTCTTTATCTATAGTCATTTATAGATTTGAAATTGAAATTCTATTCtaattcctaattattttttatcttcacaTGCCAGAAAGGATCTTTGTATTATTCTTGGGACTAGAGGTACAAAAAATGCCCACTTGTCTCCCCTGTTCAGCTGAATCTCTGTCATATGCTCCTGATCCAAATTGGAAGGGAAGATGCTGTCCATAAGAGTTTggtttaatattttaaatcactttttaaagaatttaacaACTCACTTGGCATAGGAAGAACTGGCTACttatatttgaaaagaaaggaaatgagaaagagagtaGATAGTATCTGGGTCTTTGGCCTACTGGTCTTTCAGGGTCTGCTGTAGTTGAAGGCAGTAAAGAGGGTTAGTCTTAGAAAGAACTTTAGTTAGATCCCTATTAAATGTTGTAACTTCATGCTCAGAGAAAATTCTGGCAAAAGACTCAATTTTACAAATACCGATCATTCTTAAGATCCATTTCAGaatctcacttttttctttaacaatttcTACTCCTTTCTGCCACCAAAATTAAATTCAATGCTTGGTTTTCTGGTCCCTAGAAAGGATGCTCAAATGGTCTGTTCCTTCAGTCCAAATACTACATAGATATTTTGTGTGCTAACATGATGGAATTGAACTTGGAAACTGAAGAAAGTGGATTTCCATTTCTTAATCGAGATATCTTCATGGAAAATAGTATGAATTGCCTTCTAATCTCCAGATAAGTACACATAATCTTCCTGGTTTAGCACATACACACTACATTCTTGACTATAATTCTGACTTGGCTTTATCAAAAATTCTCCCCTCCTCTAACTATCAACTATATAAGtatgggttctaagacagaagagtgataagggctaagtaatttaggttatgtgacttacccagggtcccacagctagcaagtatatgataccagatttgaactcaagacttccctTTTCCAGGATTGGCAATCTAGAGTAACTGAGGGACGTCAGTCCCTGATGGATAGGAATAAAGAAAGCTGAATATTAGAGGTTCTTTAGTCTGGAAGTCCAAATCTCAGTACTTATTATCTCATAAAGAACCTTTGACTTTATCCAACATTCAGTGAAGTTCTTAAGGGGGAAGGTGATGCTAACCTGAAAGTTGAACTAGGCTGTGAATAGAAGCCGTATTACTCTTCCCCATCAGCCAAAGAGTCACAGTGGCTCAATATACTCAACCCTGCTCAGGTTTGGAATGACTTCTGAGGATATAGCAGGCATAGGAATACCCACAACAATGGAAATCAAGAGGAGTCTAAGGGAAGGACTGCCAAAAGCATTCAGGATGTTGAGATGACTCATTCCATCTTCTTTCCTCAGTCATGTTCTGCGGACTTTCTGGGTACTCAGATTTCTACAAGGCTAGATGGCTACAGGCTATTCTCACCTGGCAGCGACCTGTGGAAGGATGCTTTGGGAAGCCCTGTGAGTAAGGCTGACAAGCAGGGAAGTTGAGAAGTTagagaagataaaaatacaaTCTGCCATATCCTATCAAAAGAGATTGAATCATCAACTCATTGGAGCTTTTGCAAAGCTGAAAAACTATTTCCCCAAGCATTTGATAAAGTCAGATGGAAGGAACTCTTACTGAAAGCCAGGAATGAACTGCCACCACCTTTGGTGCCCCATTAAagaggaagacaatacacaatataaaaagagaagagcAGTGTAGGGCATTTGCAGCAAAGCAAAGAATTGGGCTCAAGGTCATATGATGGAGTTTCTAAGTTGAGATCATTTGCCTTCAGGACCCTAAAAAGGTTTTTGTAGTGTGTAGGGTCTGAAAGGAAGatgaaggaaaaggaggggagatGTGGGTGAAGTAGTAGAAATTCTAGAAGAGATGGGAAAACGTGAAttgataactgacatttatagcACTTGGTATATATAGTCCGGAAAGAGAGACCACAAAAACTAGTACCTTTAGGTTCAAGAAGTCTCCCACAATAAGTTGTTGGAAATAAGGGTGGGGGAAGGCAGGAGTCACTTGTAAAAATTCATATTAAAGAATTTCACCTGatattcctctttatttttctatcacCAGATGACAATAGAAAACAATTACCCAGAATTAGTGAAGATGAACAACAGTCATTGAGAAGAgttaagaggagagagaaaggatttgCAGGTAAAAACCATCAGAGACTAATAGGATGTCTTTCCAGTGCCTAGAAGACAAGTGACAAAACCCTGGGACTATACTTAGTCACCTCTCCACATGCAGATATGCTCTACATTTGACAAATAGAAAAACATAATGACTTAATAGGCAAACTTTGTATTTGCTCTTCTGAAAATGCACAGA encodes:
- the LOC123232782 gene encoding LOW QUALITY PROTEIN: UPF0764 protein C16orf89 homolog (The sequence of the model RefSeq protein was modified relative to this genomic sequence to represent the inferred CDS: inserted 1 base in 1 codon), with the translated sequence MFLLGLLLLPLLLPALSFQQDPSESKVALGRMILPALEKATTFMEKRFRELNLDGVLGFWVLEVQLKGTLEKWAQDPAMNPLSLRVEKIVKKLLPLINRATVYLKLSDATYLKEFQETLQPGFWQLPHLWSHTNMSMIYSKYENSDSFSEGLSDSCMTLLLGTKKEGLKPCTVTDLCRELMTKPGYVGYALSHQLLYFLFAKMKGCSNGLFLQSKYYIDILCANMMELNLETEESGFPFLNRDIFMENIMFCGLSGYSDFYKARWLQAILTWQRPVEGCFGKPYDNRKQLPRISEDEQQSLRRVKRREKGFADGCSSHNTAVAVAALGGFLYHSAEHSPTXTKPH